One Amorphoplanes digitatis genomic window carries:
- a CDS encoding AAA family ATPase, translated as MPTYDDPAFGELTDPRVRLLIDLLSRDVHGELIAVALSSAGLDPGDYPLDRARLTWTAAVPDAARLGRLGALIEVVSATRPTFTRELESRLALLLRPPPAGGYSEDDPYRCSFVGLRGARAVIDRAGLRDGLRDLAEDQYWVLVVHGHPRSGKSHTWLLVDHLRNVGKLVGVNRFARVTTHRWSGEVTGEAVAMSLASELGLPVTLSPSGELDDARVRKFLDHLVGVYPGDDGVTRWIILDGLDRPGVQEGARDLARGLIQLVEDGELPQTRLIVTGLDPLGLHVGYAVRTEEIPAIDGTLLRAFLTDVAARLGRDIGDAELDAWITEILGPVPAARDLSEVEAAVVRLVRSNWTREAGPVGETPGTAAAGADRLVRAAVLSVFDLDWLEPGLADASGADRLANFLADSCERVVDVRGVPRWRLRDDERLRVLRSVPREVLLAAVDAAPRRPDEPVQHVLERYLRGTLPPPASLAPAELTGVLQLERWLGPRPGLPARRDVESRLDWLNLLAPLRRLLARGFVGREDVLAALTAHVDAPHPRPPFVIEGVAGSGKSAVLARLVETVVARGDLVCYAGFDRSWLVQGGGWSLLQEVARQIGMQLPADPPGQEPVTRLRRQVRRFVQRMGYSDVASRITQQLEPVPATLLSDLGRIVAGRRLVLVIDTVEELARRDPSLAVACSMFLKQLARAVPGLRVVAAGRARPRSGFTAGRVWTLPGLDDHDGVLLLRRLTGTDGDQELMLRVVRATAGDPLSLHLAADVLRRTGSDPARLIAIGEGDVRGRLYSRLLEHIKDRRARAIAHPGLVVRRVTPEVIRQVLAEPCGLAPLSGPDADEVFRALRDEATLCEPSTDGDGALVHRPNVRALMLGAITRDRPAAARAIHEAAVRFYRLAPPGPGDHVARREELYHRLMLKEPARELDPRWTPSVADELAAVMDEMPAESRLYLAAKVKGLRLDPEVRAEADDQRWRHSVRPSAESLLERGQSREALELLRERRGHDGRVLLPDLEIEALERLDRVDEALALAEAERRRASGLGHDARIRDLVTRQARILERTGRLERAWELLDGLARLDRSAARRRGAVLDDDVRPRELVVLTGLLRIARHSGRIDRGVVEELRAETVALAEATPARLLRRGPSLVRDLAAEIGDRSQWILRLATAVRGFDVDPGGLPPREPVAGDTVAYDGFVSEADKSQGYR; from the coding sequence ATGCCGACCTATGACGATCCGGCCTTCGGCGAGCTCACCGATCCCCGCGTGCGGCTGCTCATCGACCTGCTGAGCCGCGACGTCCACGGCGAGCTGATAGCCGTCGCGCTGAGCTCGGCGGGGCTCGACCCCGGCGACTACCCGCTCGACCGTGCCCGGCTGACGTGGACGGCGGCGGTGCCCGACGCGGCCCGGCTCGGCCGGCTGGGCGCCCTGATCGAGGTGGTCTCCGCCACCCGGCCCACGTTCACCCGCGAGCTGGAGTCGCGGCTCGCCCTGCTGCTGCGGCCCCCGCCGGCCGGCGGGTACTCCGAGGACGACCCCTACAGGTGCTCGTTCGTCGGGCTCCGCGGCGCCCGCGCCGTCATCGACCGGGCCGGGCTGCGCGACGGGCTCCGCGACCTCGCCGAGGACCAGTACTGGGTGCTCGTCGTGCACGGGCACCCGCGGTCCGGCAAGTCGCACACCTGGCTGCTCGTCGATCACCTGAGAAACGTCGGCAAGCTGGTCGGCGTCAACCGCTTCGCCCGGGTGACGACGCACCGCTGGAGCGGCGAGGTCACCGGCGAGGCGGTCGCCATGTCGCTGGCGTCCGAGCTGGGCCTGCCGGTCACCCTGTCGCCCAGCGGGGAGCTCGACGACGCCCGGGTCCGCAAGTTCCTCGACCACCTCGTCGGCGTCTACCCCGGCGACGACGGCGTCACGCGCTGGATCATCCTCGACGGGCTGGACCGGCCCGGCGTGCAGGAGGGCGCCCGGGACCTGGCCCGGGGCCTGATCCAGCTCGTCGAGGACGGCGAGCTGCCGCAGACCCGGCTCATCGTTACCGGGCTCGACCCGCTCGGGCTGCATGTGGGCTACGCCGTCCGCACCGAGGAGATCCCGGCGATCGACGGCACGCTGCTGCGCGCCTTCCTCACCGACGTCGCCGCGCGGCTCGGCCGGGACATCGGCGACGCGGAGCTGGACGCGTGGATCACCGAGATCCTCGGGCCGGTACCGGCCGCGCGCGACCTCAGCGAGGTGGAGGCGGCCGTCGTCCGGCTGGTGCGGTCGAACTGGACCCGGGAGGCGGGTCCGGTTGGTGAGACCCCCGGTACGGCGGCGGCCGGCGCGGACCGGCTGGTGCGCGCCGCCGTGCTCTCGGTCTTCGACCTCGACTGGCTGGAGCCGGGCCTGGCCGACGCCTCCGGCGCCGACCGCCTCGCGAACTTCCTCGCCGACTCGTGCGAGCGGGTCGTCGACGTGCGGGGCGTGCCGCGGTGGCGGCTGCGCGACGACGAGCGCCTGCGGGTGCTGCGCTCCGTGCCGCGCGAGGTGTTGCTCGCCGCCGTCGACGCCGCGCCGCGGCGCCCGGACGAGCCGGTCCAGCACGTGCTCGAGCGCTACCTGCGCGGCACGCTGCCGCCGCCGGCGTCCCTGGCACCCGCCGAGCTCACCGGGGTGTTGCAGCTGGAGCGCTGGCTGGGCCCGCGGCCCGGGCTGCCGGCGCGGCGCGACGTCGAGTCGCGCCTGGACTGGCTGAACCTCCTCGCGCCGCTGCGGCGGCTGCTCGCCCGCGGCTTCGTGGGCCGCGAGGACGTGCTCGCCGCCCTGACCGCACACGTCGACGCGCCGCACCCGCGGCCGCCGTTCGTCATCGAGGGCGTCGCCGGCAGCGGCAAGTCGGCGGTGCTCGCCCGCCTCGTCGAGACCGTGGTGGCCCGCGGCGACCTGGTCTGTTACGCCGGCTTCGACCGGTCCTGGCTGGTACAGGGCGGCGGATGGTCCCTGCTCCAGGAGGTGGCGCGGCAGATCGGCATGCAGCTGCCCGCGGACCCGCCGGGCCAGGAGCCGGTGACCCGGCTCCGCCGGCAGGTGCGGCGGTTCGTCCAGCGGATGGGATATTCCGACGTCGCGTCCCGCATCACCCAGCAGCTGGAGCCGGTGCCCGCCACCCTGCTCAGCGACCTCGGCCGGATCGTCGCCGGGCGCCGCCTCGTGCTGGTGATCGACACCGTCGAGGAGCTCGCGCGCCGCGACCCGTCGCTGGCCGTCGCGTGCTCCATGTTCCTGAAACAGCTCGCCAGGGCGGTGCCCGGCCTGCGCGTGGTGGCCGCGGGGCGGGCGCGGCCCCGGTCCGGCTTCACCGCCGGGCGGGTGTGGACGCTGCCGGGTCTTGACGACCACGACGGCGTCCTGCTCCTGCGCCGGCTCACCGGCACGGACGGCGACCAGGAGCTGATGCTGCGCGTCGTCCGCGCGACGGCGGGCGACCCGCTGAGCCTGCACCTGGCCGCGGACGTGTTGCGGCGCACGGGTTCGGACCCGGCCCGGCTCATCGCGATCGGCGAGGGCGACGTGCGGGGGCGGCTGTACTCCCGGCTGCTGGAGCACATCAAGGACCGGCGCGCGCGGGCGATCGCGCACCCGGGCCTGGTCGTCCGGCGCGTCACGCCCGAGGTGATCCGCCAGGTCCTCGCCGAGCCGTGCGGCCTCGCGCCGCTGAGCGGGCCGGACGCCGACGAGGTCTTCCGGGCGCTGCGGGACGAGGCGACGCTCTGCGAGCCGTCGACCGACGGCGACGGGGCGCTGGTGCACCGCCCCAACGTGCGCGCGCTCATGCTGGGCGCGATCACCCGGGACCGGCCCGCCGCCGCCCGGGCGATACACGAGGCCGCGGTGCGGTTCTACCGGCTCGCACCGCCGGGGCCGGGCGATCACGTCGCCCGCCGGGAGGAGCTGTACCACCGGCTGATGCTCAAGGAGCCGGCGCGGGAGCTGGACCCGCGGTGGACGCCGTCGGTCGCCGACGAGCTCGCCGCCGTGATGGACGAGATGCCCGCGGAGTCGCGGCTCTACCTCGCCGCGAAGGTCAAGGGCCTCAGGCTGGACCCCGAGGTACGCGCGGAGGCCGACGACCAGCGGTGGCGGCACTCCGTGCGCCCGTCCGCGGAGTCCCTGCTGGAGCGCGGGCAGTCGCGGGAGGCGCTGGAGCTGCTGCGCGAGCGGCGCGGACACGACGGCCGGGTGCTGCTGCCGGACCTGGAGATCGAGGCGCTCGAACGCCTCGACCGGGTGGACGAGGCGCTGGCGCTGGCGGAGGCGGAGCGGCGCCGGGCGTCCGGGCTCGGCCACGACGCGCGGATCCGCGACCTGGTTACGCGGCAGGCCCGGATCCTGGAGCGGACGGGCCGGCTGGAGCGGGCCTGGGAGCTGCTCGACGGGCTCGCGCGGCTGGACCGGTCCGCCGCCCGTCGGCGCGGCGCGGTGCTGGACGACGACGTACGCCCGCGCGAGCTGGTGGTGCTCACCGGCCTCCTGCGGATCGCGCGGCACTCCGGCCGGATCGACCGCGGGGTCGTCGAGGAGCTGCGCGCCGAGACGGTCGCCCTGGCCGAGGCGACGCCGGCCCGGCTGCTGCGGCGCGGCCCGAGCCTTGTCCGGGACCTGGCGGCGGAGATCGGCGACCGTTCGCAGTGGATTCTCCGGCTCGCCACCGCCGTCCGGGGGTTCGACGTGGACCCGGGTGGCCTGCCGCCGCGGGAGCCGGTGGCGGGCGACACCGTGGCGTACGACGGGTTCGTCTCCGAGGCCGACAAGTCGCAGGGGTACCGGTAA
- a CDS encoding SAM-dependent methyltransferase: MNQTPASGSELNDQLNTEVAHSARLWNYLLGGKDNFAADREAAEYALALMPELVQSARANREFLGRAVRYLAGEAGIRQFLDIGTGLPTANNTHEVAQEAAPSSRIVYVDNDPMVLVHARALLTSTPEGATDYIDADANDVERILQDAAKTLDFTEPVAIMLLGIVNFIVDDAAARAVVRRLVEAVPPGSYLVISHPTTEVNGPAVEQSMRQWNESGAAPITARTRTEIADFFDGLELLDPGVVTCSAWRPDPLHPGITDKVSEFAGVGRKPA, translated from the coding sequence GTGAACCAGACGCCCGCTTCCGGGTCCGAACTGAACGACCAGCTCAACACCGAGGTCGCGCACTCGGCCCGGTTGTGGAACTACCTGCTCGGCGGCAAGGACAACTTCGCCGCCGACCGGGAGGCCGCCGAGTACGCGCTGGCCCTCATGCCCGAGCTCGTGCAGTCCGCCCGGGCGAACCGCGAGTTCCTCGGCCGGGCGGTGCGCTACCTGGCCGGCGAGGCGGGTATCCGGCAGTTCCTCGACATCGGTACGGGCCTGCCGACGGCGAACAACACGCACGAGGTCGCGCAGGAGGCGGCGCCCAGCAGCCGGATCGTCTACGTCGACAACGACCCGATGGTGCTGGTGCACGCCCGGGCCCTGCTGACCAGCACCCCCGAGGGCGCCACCGACTACATCGACGCCGACGCCAACGACGTCGAACGGATCCTCCAGGACGCGGCGAAGACGCTCGACTTCACCGAGCCGGTCGCGATCATGCTGCTCGGCATCGTCAACTTCATCGTCGACGACGCCGCGGCGCGGGCGGTGGTCCGGCGCCTGGTCGAGGCGGTGCCGCCCGGCAGCTACCTGGTGATCTCGCACCCGACCACCGAGGTCAACGGCCCCGCGGTCGAGCAGTCCATGCGCCAGTGGAACGAGAGCGGGGCCGCGCCGATCACCGCGCGCACCCGGACCGAGATCGCCGACTTCTTCGACGGCCTCGAGCTGCTCGACCCCGGCGTCGTGACCTGCTCGGCGTGGCGCCCGGACCCGCTGCACCCCGGCATCACCGACAAGGTCTCCGAGTTCGCCGGCGTCGGGCGCAAACCGGCCTGA
- a CDS encoding discoidin domain-containing protein, which translates to MNIEFAPDGRIFVAEKAGRIKVFDSIADPTPTLFADLSVNVHNQNDRGFLGLALHPDFPTQPYVYVLYTYDAPPGQVAPVWNDNCSAIGGANGGRCVVTARLSRLQAAGDVMTGTEEVLLHDWCQQFSSHSIGDLHFGADGMLYVTAGDGASFNVVDYGQLGTPVNPCADPPGGTMAPPTAEGGALRSQDVRTSADPTGLDGSLLRLDPLTGAAAAGNPAAASADPNTRRIIAHGLRNPYRFAMRPGTGEVWLGDVGWATWEEINRLTNPTARVTNFGWPCFEGTARHGGYDGANVNICEGLYTAGGQSGPHYAYQHTEKVVAGETCPSGGSSISGMAFYPTSGGDYPASYQGAVFFADYTRDCIWAMRPAAPGGVPDAANRQTFVAAASNPVDLAIGPGGDLYYADAAGTIKRIRYFSGNQPPNAVLVAAPTTGHGPLTVDFDAGQSTDPDPADEGLLRYEWDFTADGTVDARTPTATYTYPPGGPYTARLRVLDTLDAADTQTVEIQAGNTPPEAFVDAPAAGTTFAVGDTISFAGHATDPELGDLPAAALRWRLLQYHCYTLDNCHIHTVQEWNGVAAASFPAPDHEYPSYLELVLTATDSGGLSATSTRRIDPRTVDLTFNSNPPGLQVAVGSTVQTTPFTRTVIQGSQNSVSGVTPQSAGGTAYVYAAWSDAGAQTHVIVAPTTPKTYTATFVRQRLPQSQLKVRSVDSQETTGPPTNALDGNPATHWHTQWVAADPKHPHQITLDLGATYSVTGLSYLPRQNSTNGRIARYEVLVSTDGTNWGTPVAKGTWPNGTVEQTVTFAGKTGRYVRLRALSEVAGRAWTTAAELNVAVAQRVPRVTMKVRSADSQETVGENGRATNVLDGNTATYWHTQWQAAAPAHPHEIQLDLGRAGSVSCVYYRPRQNSANGRIADYEVYTSTDGTNWGTPAATGTWLNNTAEQNACFSARTARYIRLRALSEVAGKPWTSAAEIGVIGR; encoded by the coding sequence ATGAACATCGAATTCGCGCCCGACGGCCGCATCTTCGTCGCCGAGAAGGCGGGCCGGATCAAAGTATTCGACTCCATAGCCGATCCGACACCGACCCTCTTCGCCGACCTTTCGGTCAACGTGCACAATCAGAACGACCGGGGTTTTCTCGGACTCGCACTGCATCCCGATTTTCCCACCCAACCGTACGTTTACGTGCTCTATACCTATGACGCGCCGCCGGGTCAGGTCGCGCCGGTGTGGAACGACAACTGCAGCGCGATCGGCGGCGCCAACGGCGGGCGGTGCGTCGTCACCGCCCGGCTGTCCCGCCTACAGGCGGCCGGCGACGTCATGACCGGCACCGAGGAGGTGCTGCTGCACGACTGGTGCCAGCAGTTCTCCTCGCACTCGATCGGCGACCTGCACTTCGGCGCGGACGGCATGCTCTACGTCACCGCCGGCGACGGCGCCAGCTTCAACGTCGTCGACTACGGCCAGCTCGGCACCCCGGTCAACCCGTGCGCCGACCCGCCCGGCGGCACGATGGCGCCGCCCACCGCCGAGGGCGGCGCGCTGCGCTCGCAGGACGTCCGCACCTCGGCCGACCCGACCGGGCTCGACGGCTCGCTGCTTCGCCTGGACCCGCTCACCGGCGCGGCCGCGGCCGGCAACCCGGCCGCCGCGTCGGCGGACCCCAACACCCGGCGGATCATCGCGCACGGGCTGCGCAACCCGTACCGGTTCGCGATGCGCCCGGGCACCGGCGAGGTGTGGCTCGGCGACGTCGGATGGGCCACCTGGGAGGAGATCAACCGCCTCACCAACCCGACCGCCCGGGTCACCAACTTCGGCTGGCCGTGCTTCGAGGGCACCGCCCGGCACGGCGGGTACGACGGCGCCAACGTCAACATCTGCGAGGGGCTGTACACGGCGGGCGGGCAGTCCGGGCCGCACTACGCGTACCAGCACACCGAGAAGGTCGTCGCCGGCGAGACCTGCCCGTCCGGCGGATCCAGCATCTCCGGCATGGCGTTCTACCCGACCTCGGGCGGCGACTACCCGGCCTCGTACCAGGGCGCGGTGTTCTTCGCCGACTACACCCGCGACTGCATCTGGGCGATGCGCCCGGCCGCACCCGGCGGGGTTCCGGACGCGGCCAACCGGCAGACCTTCGTCGCGGCCGCGTCGAACCCGGTCGACCTCGCGATCGGACCCGGCGGCGACCTGTACTACGCCGACGCGGCCGGCACCATCAAGCGGATCCGCTACTTCTCCGGCAACCAGCCGCCGAACGCGGTCCTCGTCGCGGCGCCGACCACCGGGCACGGGCCGCTGACCGTCGACTTCGACGCCGGACAGTCCACCGACCCGGACCCGGCCGACGAGGGCCTGCTGCGCTACGAGTGGGACTTCACCGCCGACGGCACCGTCGACGCCCGGACGCCGACCGCGACGTACACCTATCCGCCCGGCGGGCCGTACACGGCGCGGCTGCGGGTGCTGGACACCCTCGACGCGGCCGACACCCAGACCGTCGAGATCCAGGCCGGCAACACCCCGCCGGAGGCGTTCGTCGACGCGCCGGCGGCCGGCACCACGTTCGCGGTCGGCGACACGATCTCCTTCGCCGGGCACGCCACCGACCCCGAGCTGGGCGACCTTCCCGCGGCGGCCCTGCGCTGGCGGCTGCTGCAATACCACTGCTACACCCTGGACAACTGCCACATCCACACGGTGCAGGAGTGGAACGGGGTCGCGGCGGCGTCGTTCCCGGCACCGGACCACGAGTATCCGTCGTACCTGGAGCTGGTGCTGACCGCCACCGACTCCGGCGGGCTGTCGGCGACGAGCACCCGGCGCATCGACCCGCGCACCGTCGACCTGACGTTCAACAGCAACCCGCCCGGCCTGCAGGTGGCGGTGGGCAGCACCGTGCAGACCACGCCGTTCACCCGCACGGTGATCCAGGGCTCGCAGAACTCGGTGAGCGGCGTGACCCCGCAGAGCGCCGGCGGCACCGCCTACGTCTACGCCGCCTGGTCCGACGCGGGCGCGCAGACGCACGTCATCGTCGCGCCGACGACGCCGAAGACCTACACCGCGACCTTCGTACGGCAGCGGCTCCCGCAGTCGCAGCTCAAGGTGCGCTCGGTCGACAGCCAGGAGACCACCGGCCCACCCACGAACGCGCTCGACGGCAATCCGGCGACACACTGGCACACCCAGTGGGTCGCCGCCGATCCCAAGCATCCGCACCAGATCACGCTGGACCTCGGCGCGACGTACAGCGTGACCGGCCTGTCCTACCTGCCCCGGCAGAACTCGACGAACGGCCGGATCGCCCGCTACGAGGTGCTGGTCTCCACCGACGGCACCAACTGGGGCACGCCCGTCGCCAAGGGCACCTGGCCGAACGGCACCGTCGAGCAGACGGTCACCTTCGCCGGCAAGACCGGTCGCTACGTGCGGCTCCGGGCGCTCTCGGAGGTGGCCGGCCGGGCCTGGACGACGGCGGCCGAGCTCAACGTGGCCGTCGCGCAGCGGGTGCCGCGGGTGACGATGAAGGTCCGCTCGGCCGACAGCCAGGAGACCGTCGGCGAGAACGGCCGGGCGACGAACGTGCTGGACGGCAACACGGCCACCTACTGGCACACACAGTGGCAGGCCGCCGCTCCCGCGCACCCGCACGAGATCCAGCTCGACCTGGGCCGCGCGGGCAGCGTCAGCTGCGTCTACTACCGGCCGCGGCAGAACAGCGCCAACGGCCGGATCGCGGACTACGAGGTGTACACCTCAACCGACGGCACCAACTGGGGCACCCCCGCCGCGACCGGGACCTGGCTGAACAACACGGCCGAGCAGAACGCCTGCTTCAGCGCGCGGACCGCCCGCTACATCCGGCTGCGGGCGCTGTCGGAGGTGGCCGGCAAACCGTGGACGAGCGCCGCGGAGATCGGCGTAATAGGCAGGTGA
- a CDS encoding SAM-dependent methyltransferase produces MDRQRLSSIAHTHHPIAAPVFGVNVNRLLRRAGRQPAARILDLGCGEAAWTLQALAHYPDGHADGVDICHHGLERAAAAAAERGLADRLTLHERDARGYVADGDYDLVLCVGATHAFGGFAETLESAGRHVKPDGILMIGEGFWQVPPTPEALAGLQATPADLTDLPTLVDVAERSGWAPVYAHVSDTAEWDNYEWSWTGSLTEWALDNPGHPDAAVALARAREHRDAWLRGYRNVLGFVTLVLRRT; encoded by the coding sequence GTGGATCGTCAACGGCTCAGCAGCATCGCGCACACCCACCACCCGATCGCGGCGCCGGTCTTCGGCGTCAACGTCAACCGGCTCCTGCGCCGGGCCGGCCGGCAGCCGGCGGCACGCATCCTCGACCTCGGCTGCGGAGAGGCCGCGTGGACGCTACAGGCGCTGGCGCACTACCCCGACGGCCACGCGGACGGCGTCGACATCTGCCACCACGGCCTCGAGCGCGCGGCGGCCGCCGCGGCCGAGCGCGGCCTCGCCGACCGGCTGACCCTGCACGAGCGCGACGCGCGGGGTTACGTGGCCGACGGCGACTACGACCTGGTGCTCTGCGTCGGCGCGACGCACGCGTTCGGCGGGTTCGCCGAGACCCTCGAGTCGGCCGGACGGCACGTGAAGCCCGACGGCATCCTGATGATCGGCGAGGGTTTCTGGCAGGTCCCGCCGACGCCCGAGGCGCTGGCCGGGCTACAGGCCACCCCGGCGGACCTCACCGACCTGCCCACCCTCGTCGATGTCGCCGAGCGGTCCGGCTGGGCACCGGTGTACGCACACGTCAGCGACACCGCCGAGTGGGACAACTACGAATGGTCCTGGACGGGGTCCCTGACCGAATGGGCCCTCGACAATCCCGGCCACCCCGACGCCGCGGTGGCGCTCGCCCGCGCCCGCGAGCACCGCGACGCGTGGCTGCGCGGTTACCGCAACGTGCTGGGCTTCGTGACGCTGGTACTGCGCCGTACCTGA
- a CDS encoding CBS domain-containing protein yields the protein MRISDILRVKGGRVVTVPPETLVETLLSVLAEHRIGAIVVSRDGSSVDGIVSERDIVRALAVRGAAVLTEPVSAIHTAEVQSVAPEASLEDVERLMTERRFRHVPVLVDGTLRGIVSIGDVVKERIGELETERSELAGYITGER from the coding sequence ATGCGTATCAGTGACATTCTTCGTGTCAAGGGCGGTCGCGTCGTCACGGTGCCGCCCGAGACGCTGGTAGAGACGCTGCTCTCGGTGCTGGCCGAGCACCGGATCGGCGCCATCGTGGTATCCCGGGACGGGTCCTCGGTCGACGGCATCGTCAGCGAGCGCGACATCGTGCGGGCGCTCGCCGTCCGCGGCGCCGCCGTGCTGACCGAGCCGGTGTCGGCCATCCACACCGCCGAGGTGCAGTCGGTCGCGCCGGAGGCCTCGCTGGAGGACGTGGAGCGGCTGATGACCGAGCGGAGGTTCCGGCACGTGCCGGTCCTCGTGGACGGCACCCTGCGCGGCATCGTCAGCATCGGCGACGTCGTCAAGGAGCGGATCGGCGAGCTGGAGACGGAGCGCTCCGAGCTCGCCGGCTACATCACCGGCGAGCGGTAA
- the mraY gene encoding phospho-N-acetylmuramoyl-pentapeptide-transferase, producing the protein MRAVIVAAGVAFLVSLFGTPVAIRFFTALKAGQPIRSLGLASNQGKTGTPAMGGVVFIVATLLAYVAGHLALITLPERQIAQEMPTMTALVLLGLFVFCGAVGFIDDFLKVRKRNSDGLSAKGKLLAQAIIGGGFGLAALYEASTNGQTVASEHISFIRDISWLDVGKVGSVMVFVFVITAMSNGVNLTDGLDGLATGASILVLGAYALIGFWQYRHWCADETYARANDYCYQVRDPLEVAMIAAAAAAACVGFLWWNTSPARIFMGDVGALGLGALIGGLAVATRTTLLSILIGGLFFIITITWVIQIVSFRTTGRRVFRMVPLHHHFELAGWSEVNIVVRFWTIAGVCVAAGLGLFYSDFLAAVG; encoded by the coding sequence GTGAGGGCGGTCATCGTCGCGGCGGGGGTCGCGTTCCTCGTCTCCCTGTTCGGCACGCCGGTGGCGATCCGGTTCTTTACCGCGCTCAAGGCCGGACAGCCGATCCGTTCCCTCGGGCTCGCCTCGAACCAGGGTAAGACGGGCACTCCTGCGATGGGTGGCGTCGTGTTCATCGTGGCCACCCTCCTCGCCTACGTCGCCGGGCATCTGGCGCTGATCACGCTGCCCGAGCGGCAGATCGCGCAGGAGATGCCGACCATGACGGCCCTCGTCCTGCTCGGCCTCTTCGTCTTCTGCGGCGCGGTCGGCTTCATCGACGACTTCCTCAAGGTCCGCAAGCGCAACTCCGACGGCCTGTCCGCCAAGGGCAAACTGCTCGCCCAGGCGATCATCGGCGGCGGGTTCGGTCTCGCCGCGCTCTACGAGGCGAGCACCAACGGCCAGACCGTTGCCAGCGAGCACATCTCGTTCATCCGGGACATCAGCTGGCTCGACGTCGGCAAGGTCGGCTCGGTGATGGTGTTCGTCTTCGTGATCACGGCGATGTCGAACGGCGTGAACCTCACCGACGGCCTCGACGGCCTGGCCACCGGCGCGTCGATCCTGGTGCTCGGCGCGTACGCGCTCATCGGGTTCTGGCAGTACCGGCACTGGTGCGCCGACGAGACGTACGCCCGCGCGAACGACTACTGCTACCAGGTCCGGGATCCCCTCGAGGTCGCCATGATCGCGGCGGCGGCCGCCGCCGCCTGCGTGGGCTTCCTGTGGTGGAACACGTCCCCGGCGAGGATCTTCATGGGTGACGTGGGCGCGCTCGGGCTCGGTGCCCTGATCGGCGGGCTCGCGGTGGCGACCCGCACCACGCTGCTGTCGATCCTGATCGGCGGGCTCTTCTTCATCATCACGATCACCTGGGTGATCCAGATCGTCTCGTTCCGGACCACCGGCAGACGGGTCTTCCGGATGGTGCCGCTGCACCACCACTTCGAGCTGGCCGGGTGGAGCGAGGTCAACATCGTGGTCCGGTTCTGGACCATCGCCGGCGTCTGCGTGGCGGCCGGCCTGGGCCTGTTCTACTCGGATTTCCTGGCGGCCGTCGGATAG
- a CDS encoding SigE family RNA polymerase sigma factor encodes MSDRDSAFAEYFAARSGALRGTAFLLCGDWHRAEDLVQAAFTKLYVHWNRVARHEALDPYVRKMLIRTFIDDGRRGWRRRERPQDTPVELPAAQAHTDDRLVLMRALAAVPPRQRAVLVLRYWEDMSVEEAAAALNCSAGTVKSQAARGLNAMRALVPPPVNAE; translated from the coding sequence ATGAGTGATCGTGACTCGGCGTTCGCCGAGTACTTCGCGGCCCGTTCGGGTGCCCTGCGCGGCACGGCGTTCCTGCTCTGCGGGGACTGGCACCGCGCCGAGGACCTCGTACAGGCCGCGTTCACCAAGCTCTACGTGCACTGGAACAGGGTGGCGCGGCACGAGGCGCTGGACCCGTACGTCCGGAAGATGCTGATCCGCACCTTCATCGACGACGGGCGACGGGGCTGGCGACGGCGGGAACGCCCGCAGGACACGCCGGTCGAGCTTCCGGCGGCGCAGGCGCACACCGACGACCGGCTGGTGCTCATGCGCGCGCTGGCCGCGGTGCCGCCGCGGCAGCGCGCGGTGCTGGTCCTGCGCTACTGGGAGGACATGTCGGTCGAGGAGGCCGCGGCCGCCCTGAACTGCTCGGCCGGCACCGTCAAGAGCCAGGCGGCGCGCGGGCTGAACGCGATGCGCGCGCTGGTGCCCCCACCCGTCAACGCCGAATGA